The following coding sequences are from one Candidatus Methylomirabilota bacterium window:
- the speE gene encoding polyamine aminopropyltransferase → MTDLWNVWFSELHRRRAGLTIKIKQLLYSGKSPYQRIDVLDSYEFGRILVLYGSIMVTEKDEFVYHEMLSHVPLFAHPNPKRVLIIGGGDGGTLREVMRHKGVKATMVEIDEMVVQTSQKYLPSIGTAFKNPRAQVLFEDGERYLANTKEKFDVILVDASDPVGPAEVLFQKPFHKNVARCLNPGGIFVTQSESPFFHQKTVNGIQRNLREIFPIVRLYTANIPTYPSGFWSFSLCSDKVDPVAHFKESRVKKANLTFKYYNAALHRACFALPSFMLEGGQDLGL, encoded by the coding sequence ATGACGGATCTGTGGAATGTCTGGTTCAGCGAGCTGCATCGCCGCCGCGCCGGGCTCACCATCAAGATCAAGCAGCTCCTCTACAGCGGCAAAAGCCCCTATCAACGAATCGACGTGCTGGACTCCTACGAGTTCGGCCGCATCCTCGTCCTCTACGGCTCGATCATGGTCACCGAGAAGGACGAGTTCGTGTACCACGAGATGCTCTCCCACGTGCCGCTCTTCGCTCATCCCAACCCCAAGCGCGTGCTCATCATCGGCGGCGGCGACGGCGGGACTCTCCGCGAGGTCATGCGGCACAAGGGCGTCAAGGCCACCATGGTGGAGATCGACGAGATGGTGGTGCAGACCTCCCAGAAGTACCTGCCGTCCATCGGCACCGCCTTCAAGAACCCCCGCGCCCAGGTCCTCTTCGAGGACGGCGAGCGCTATCTGGCGAACACCAAGGAGAAGTTCGACGTCATCCTCGTGGACGCCTCGGACCCGGTGGGCCCGGCGGAGGTGCTGTTCCAGAAGCCCTTCCACAAGAACGTGGCCCGCTGCCTCAACCCGGGCGGGATCTTCGTGACGCAGTCCGAGTCGCCGTTCTTCCACCAGAAGACGGTGAACGGCATTCAGCGCAATCTCCGGGAGATCTTCCCGATCGTGCGGCTCTACACCGCCAACATCCCCACCTACCCCAGCGGCTTCTGGAGCTTCTCCCTCTGCTCGGACAAGGTGGACCCGGTGGCGCACTTCAAGGAGAGCCGTGTGAAGAAGGCCAACCTCACGTTCAAGTACTACAACGCCGCGCTGCACCGGGCCTGCTTCGCCCTGCCCTCCTTCATGCTCGAGGGCGGTCAGGACCTCGGCCTGTGA